One stretch of Chryseobacterium indologenes DNA includes these proteins:
- a CDS encoding DUF6520 family protein, with amino-acid sequence MRKMRKIALPLAVLLLGAGSAYATTAFKSKKVDMQGYRFDPLAPAGQKCVLTEKQCTDVIGEVCTWTDASGSHNLFQNIDGTSCGNQLYEIQ; translated from the coding sequence ATGAGAAAAATGAGAAAAATCGCACTTCCTCTAGCAGTTCTTTTATTAGGAGCAGGGAGTGCTTATGCGACAACTGCATTCAAATCGAAAAAAGTAGATATGCAAGGATATCGTTTTGATCCGCTGGCTCCAGCTGGTCAAAAATGTGTTCTGACGGAAAAGCAGTGTACTGATGTCATTGGTGAGGTCTGTACATGGACAGATGCGTCAGGAAGCCACAACCTGTTCCAGAATATTGACGGGACATCATGTGGAAATCAGCTGTATGAAATTCAATAA